A region from the Citrobacter telavivensis genome encodes:
- a CDS encoding DUF454 family protein — protein MQRILLIITGWLAVVLGTLGVVLPVLPTTPFILLAAWCFARSSPRFHDWLLYRSWFGSYLRFWQKYKAMPAGVKPRAIVMILITFAISLWLTPMWWVRILLLVILVCLLIFMWRIPVIDEKQQKH, from the coding sequence TGGCGGTTGTATTGGGGACACTGGGCGTCGTGTTGCCTGTATTGCCGACGACACCGTTTATCTTACTGGCAGCCTGGTGTTTTGCCCGCTCATCGCCGCGTTTCCATGACTGGTTACTCTACCGCTCGTGGTTTGGCAGCTATTTGCGATTCTGGCAGAAATATAAGGCCATGCCGGCTGGCGTTAAGCCCCGCGCGATCGTGATGATCCTCATTACCTTCGCCATATCGCTGTGGCTGACGCCGATGTGGTGGGTGCGGATCCTGCTGCTGGTGATCCTGGTCTGTCTGCTGATATTTATGTGGCGAATACCGGTGATTGACGAAAAGCAACAAAAGCACTGA
- a CDS encoding adenine phosphoribosyltransferase: MTATAQQLEFLKNSIKSIQDYPKPGILFRDVTSLLEDPKAYALSIELLVERYKNAGITKVVGTEARGFLFGAPVALGLGVGFVPVRKPRKLPRETIAESYELEYGTDQLEIHVDAIQAGDKVLVVDDLLATGGTIEATVKLIRRLGGEVTDAAFIINLFDLGGEQRLAQQGINCYSLVPFPGH; the protein is encoded by the coding sequence ATGACCGCGACTGCACAGCAGCTTGAGTTTCTCAAAAATAGCATTAAAAGCATTCAGGACTACCCGAAACCGGGCATTCTTTTCCGTGATGTCACCAGCTTACTGGAAGATCCGAAAGCTTACGCGCTCAGCATCGAATTGCTGGTTGAGCGTTACAAAAATGCAGGCATTACCAAAGTTGTCGGTACCGAAGCACGCGGCTTTCTGTTTGGCGCGCCGGTAGCGTTGGGTCTGGGCGTTGGCTTTGTGCCAGTGCGTAAACCGCGCAAACTGCCGCGTGAAACGATCGCTGAAAGCTACGAACTGGAATACGGCACCGATCAGCTGGAAATCCACGTTGATGCGATCCAGGCGGGTGACAAAGTGTTGGTGGTTGACGATCTGCTGGCGACCGGCGGCACGATTGAAGCGACCGTGAAACTGATCCGTCGCCTGGGTGGCGAAGTGACCGACGCGGCGTTCATCATCAATCTGTTTGACCTCGGTGGCGAACAGCGCCTGGCGCAACAGGGCATCAACTGCTATAGCCTGGTTCCCTTCCCGGGACACTGA